The proteins below come from a single Oscillospiraceae bacterium genomic window:
- a CDS encoding gamma-glutamylcyclotransferase translates to MSRNEYFAYGSNLNFEQMAYRCPEATVVGTAKLDGYELAFRRGFLTILPKEGASVEGLIWSVTDHDESQLDCYEGYPTFYDKETLTVTDADGTPHEIMVYTMNAPYRDQLLPVSSRYNAVVLQGCLDAGISPQQFYDADEKYRKAYKARAAPCPKKHAPER, encoded by the coding sequence ATGTCTCGAAATGAATACTTTGCCTATGGCTCCAATCTGAATTTTGAACAGATGGCCTACCGCTGTCCCGAAGCAACGGTGGTAGGCACTGCCAAGCTGGATGGCTATGAGCTGGCGTTCCGGCGCGGCTTTCTGACGATTTTGCCAAAAGAGGGCGCAAGCGTCGAAGGGCTGATCTGGTCTGTCACCGACCACGACGAATCCCAGCTTGACTGTTACGAGGGCTACCCGACATTCTATGACAAGGAGACCCTAACGGTCACGGATGCAGACGGAACGCCGCACGAAATCATGGTTTACACGATGAACGCACCGTACCGTGACCAGTTGCTCCCGGTCAGCAGCCGCTACAATGCGGTTGTTTTGCAGGGGTGTCTGGATGCGGGCATCTCTCCGCAGCAGTTCTATGATGCTGACGAAAAATACCGCAAAGCCTACAAGGCCAGAGCCGCGCCCTGTCCAAAGAAACACGCTCCCGAACGCTAA
- a CDS encoding MobC family plasmid mobilization relaxosome protein encodes MRKRRFVVSFHVDENELSFLNRQVAASSLNREEYLRTLIAGKEIHPRPCTHHADLLRKVAGLCNNANQLAHRANSTGTAGQGSVDEMTRLTQEVWREVKENW; translated from the coding sequence GTGCGTAAACGCAGATTTGTTGTCTCATTCCATGTCGATGAGAATGAATTATCATTCTTGAATCGGCAGGTTGCGGCCAGCAGTCTGAACCGAGAGGAATACCTGCGCACGCTCATTGCAGGCAAAGAAATCCATCCGCGTCCCTGCACGCACCATGCCGATCTGCTCCGCAAGGTGGCAGGGCTGTGCAACAATGCAAATCAGCTTGCCCACCGTGCCAACAGTACTGGAACAGCAGGGCAGGGGAGTGTGGATGAAATGACCCGGCTAACCCAAGAGGTCTGGCGGGAAGTAAAAGAAAACTGGTAA